In Pedobacter heparinus DSM 2366, the following are encoded in one genomic region:
- a CDS encoding fumarylacetoacetate hydrolase family protein: MKIIAIGRNYAEHAKELNNPIPDQPVIFLKPDTAVLKDNKPFYIPDFSSDIHYEIEVVLKIAKEGKHIAEKFAHKYYEELGLGIDFTARDIQSAHKAKGLPWELAKAFDHSAAISNFIPKTAIKDLSDLSFTLNINGEPRQNGNTRDILFSFEKIIAFVSRYITLKKGDLIFTGTPEGVGQVKPGDKLEGWLQGQQLLNFDIK, translated from the coding sequence ATGAAGATAATTGCCATAGGACGCAACTACGCAGAACACGCCAAAGAATTAAATAACCCCATACCCGATCAGCCGGTTATATTTTTAAAACCCGACACCGCCGTTTTAAAAGACAACAAACCTTTTTACATTCCCGATTTCTCTTCCGACATCCATTACGAGATTGAAGTGGTATTAAAGATAGCAAAAGAAGGAAAGCACATTGCTGAAAAATTTGCGCACAAGTATTATGAAGAACTGGGTTTGGGTATAGATTTTACCGCCCGGGATATCCAAAGTGCACATAAAGCAAAAGGATTGCCCTGGGAACTGGCCAAGGCATTCGACCATTCAGCAGCCATCAGCAATTTTATTCCTAAAACAGCCATTAAAGATCTCTCTGACCTTTCCTTTACCTTAAACATTAACGGAGAACCCCGGCAAAATGGCAATACCAGGGATATTTTATTCTCCTTTGAAAAAATAATCGCTTTTGTATCCCGATACATTACCCTTAAAAAGGGAGACCTGATTTTTACCGGTACCCCGGAAGGGGTTGGCCAGGTTAAACCAGGTGATAAACTGGAAGGCTGGCTGCAGGGCCAACAACTACTTAATTTTGATATAAAATAG
- a CDS encoding T9SS type A sorting domain-containing protein, which produces MKIQRKIAHLLNISCLISMSVLCSVSVFGQRTDSSTTSIRAKKINKTPQIKASVPTYKPKYAVGYLQYNDLISGNKSLTNPKQEKILTVLKVYPNPVDDQINLILRIDRESNLSVKIMDLLGNEVVTLSNERIPAGEQTKSYTIPNRLNSGIYFLKIMSGAETVVKRISVL; this is translated from the coding sequence ATGAAGATACAACGAAAAATAGCGCATCTCCTGAATATTTCCTGCTTAATAAGCATGAGTGTTTTGTGCAGCGTTAGTGTTTTCGGTCAGCGGACAGACAGTTCAACCACCAGTATCAGGGCAAAAAAAATCAATAAAACCCCTCAGATTAAAGCCAGTGTACCCACTTATAAGCCTAAATATGCCGTAGGATACCTGCAATACAATGATTTAATTTCTGGCAATAAGAGTTTAACCAATCCTAAACAGGAAAAGATACTTACAGTTTTAAAAGTTTATCCTAACCCGGTTGATGATCAGATCAACCTGATCTTGCGTATAGACAGGGAATCCAACCTTTCTGTAAAAATCATGGACCTGCTGGGCAATGAAGTGGTCACACTTTCTAACGAACGGATTCCTGCAGGTGAGCAAACCAAAAGTTATACCATTCCAAACCGTTTAAACAGCGGTATATATTTTCTAAAAATCATGTCCGGCGCAGAAACAGTTGTAAAACGAATCTCAGTTTTATAA